The following proteins come from a genomic window of Homalodisca vitripennis isolate AUS2020 unplaced genomic scaffold, UT_GWSS_2.1 ScUCBcl_147;HRSCAF=1385, whole genome shotgun sequence:
- the LOC124370393 gene encoding uncharacterized protein LOC124370393: MHTMMEITDKNQNIIPEDASQFNISNQPDAFQNNGSRDTTYAKTMLKELLRFDVHHRNEKDLREHVSRLHCLVRKCTSLKNLVAVTKDLLALRNTEVEQLYENMNDMEERINLEKISNKTSLTLCLSLQG, translated from the exons ATGCATACTATGATGGAGATTAcagataaaaatcaaaatataattccaGAAGACGCTTCAcaattcaatatttcaaat CAGCCAGATGCATTCCAAAATAACGGCAGCAGAGACACAACCTATGCTAAGACCATGTTAAAGGAATTGCTGAGATTTGACGTTCATCATCGAAATGAAAAGGACTTACGGGAACATGTCTCTCGACTTCACTGTTTGGTTAGAAAG TGCACCTCACTGAAGAATCTAGTAGCTGTCACGAAGGACCTGTTGGCTTTGAGAAACACTGAAGTCGAGCAGCTATATGAAAATATGAACGATATGGAGGAaagaattaatttggaaaaaataagcAACAAAACATCCTTAACACTTTGTCTGAGTCTGCAAG GTTGA